One Schistocerca gregaria isolate iqSchGreg1 unplaced genomic scaffold, iqSchGreg1.2 ptg000615l, whole genome shotgun sequence DNA window includes the following coding sequences:
- the LOC126316967 gene encoding serine/threonine-protein phosphatase 4 regulatory subunit 3-B-like isoform X1 encodes MGSLSERGPLELDLEPCLALHKPSQSVRANLVSQEAAKLNWHPSLAGSVERPAVASDSTPPQPGHVFDSASCEPAETPNLQTSALHDTASRHEERAEPHSSDESSAPNIQFDKRSSDHSVAPGLTRADTNIPPRRVKSLVGPYGPTLCTSAPRRLAKIYKLNLETGWEDRGVGYVDIQERNSPSTATLAQRHFFVVFSTTDEFDVVFESRIPNKEVCEYQKCTHKITDGASLTTKLTLLTATLIVWNASGNRHEEYDSALSFQSASDCLEVWNELLRLYEFDEVIDQHYHCLGGTKEVVRPSDENEGDAAGQNPVGEEESSVESHDEQVDSQNVKLPQATLKNVDEILSLLKDATNTKYKRSLGFIIASRGYLPELCDLFRMAEDVMDTDVLHKLFEVFKHLILLSSPELLSQMFCEEHVFQVVGALEYDPKHLKKVRHRKYLKRYMLKNQTVRLSKALEEKIYRAFRIQYTNYILMNYLDEDTFALLTWLICVTCNQIVQHILEEKVLDQVFDRLFRVDQADELKGLLQFLYRLCHLMKSLDTKQNSLISEAFDNGGILTHLHNALRHENFEVRLIATDLILATTRLNVDTACQWWLANRGDRILFEQLIRILHEDRDEAICQIVLTIFKCFLNSNLVDADATLHYELTNLFFSDSLNAILRPMTEYSCDVTGLEQDSKKRKCTNYPAHDQLLFCHLLDFMSFLLIYQPLKTKAYLYNHALLSHCIQFLKCSDKTLILASLRFFRQVIELKDRSLNNQILANHWLFPVVELFLYHRDKCNLINSAALELFNWIINEKMNYFVFDVMSRYEDRLRDVEHTTVFETMRSICRGRTLYGLDKQAESSLYANHFLVLPKSPNFSNSQFYKADKFYNEMEQSDYFESDDDGFYVCGQSPETAKQQDSSALNQTAPMSTEVPKENNSLQDTTFPTSKHSLQDPDSSTEYGPNLEEQLSPLNSRRWHGPHITRSSDSESPSTPIPKKYKSQSADTPL; translated from the exons ATGGGCAGTCTGTCCGAGAGGGGCCCCTTGGAACTAGACCTCGAGCCATGTCTCGCGCTGCACAAACCGAGTCAGAGTGTCCGGGCTAACCTGGTGTCGCAGGAGGCGGCAAAACTCAATTGGCACCCGTCTCTCGCAGGTTCGGTTGAAAGGCCCGCGGTCGCCAGTGACTCAACGCCTCCTCAACCCGGTCACGTTTTCGATTCGGCTTCATGCGAGCCTGCAGAGACGCCGAACCTCCAAACCAGCGCTCTGCACGACACTGCCAGCCGACACGAAGAGCGGGCCGAACCTCATTCGAGCGACGAGAGCTCGGCGCCTAACATTCAATTCGACAAGCGTTCTTCTGACCATTCTGTGGCACCTGGGCTGACGCGAGCCGATACAAATATCCCTCCTCGACGCGTCAAGTCATTGGTCGGTCCCTACGGCCCCACGCTTTGCACCTCTGCGCCAAGAAGACTGgcgaaaatatacaaactgaacttGGAAACAGGCTGGGAAGACCGTGGAGTCGGATATGTAGACATTCAAGAAAGAAACTCTCCC TCCACGGCGACACTTGCCCAGCGCCACTTTTTCGTGGTGTTCTCGACGACCGACGAATTCGACGTCGTCTTCGAGTCGAGAATACCGAATAAAgaagtctgcgagtatcaaaaGTGTACGCACAAGATAACAGACGGCGCATCCCTCACTACGAAACTAACGCTCTTGACAGCGACCCTGATTGTTTGGAATGCTTCCGGTAATCGTCACGAGGAGTACGACTCGGCGCTGAGCTTTCAGAGCGCCTCGGATTGTCTGGAAGTCTG GAACGAGCTGCTGAGGCTGTACGAGTTCGATGAGGTAATAGACCAACACTACCACTGCCTGGGCGGGACGAAGGAGGTTGTGCGCCCATCCGACGAGAATGAGGGGGACGCTGCCGGACAGAACCCTGTTGGAGAGGAGGAGAGCTCTGTAGAGAGCCACGACGAACAGGTGGACTCACAAAACGTGAAGCTTCCTCAGGCGACCCTGAAGAACGTCGACGAGATTCTGAGCCTGCTGAAGGACGCGACAAACACGAAGTACAAGAGGAGTCTGGGATTCATCATCGCGAGTCGCGGTTATTTGCCGGAGCTGTGCGACTTGTTTAGGATGGCGGAGGATGTGATGGACACAGATGTGCTGCACAAGCTTTTCGAGGTGTTCAAGCACTTGATATTGTTGTCAAGCCCGGAGCTTTTGTCCCAGATGTTTTGCGAGGAGCACGTGTTTCAAGTGGTTGGCGCGCTAGAGTATGACCCGAAGCATTTGAAGAAGGTAAGGCACAGAAAATATCTGAAGCGGTATATGCTGAAGAATCAGACCGTGAGGTTGTCCAAGGCCCTAGAGGAGAAGATATATAGAGCTTTTCGAATTCAGTACACAAATTACATATTGATGAATTATTTAGATGAAGACACGTTCGCCTTGCTGACGTGGCTGATATGCGTGACGTGCAACCAGATCGTGCAGCACATTTTGGAGGAGAAGGTGTTGGACCAGGTGTTTGACAGGCTGTTCAGGGTTGATCAGGCGGACGAGTTGAAGGGCCTGTTGCAGTTTTTGTACCGACTGTGCCATTTAATGAAGTCGCTGGACACGAAGCAAAACTCGCTCATCAGCGAGGCGTTCGACAATGGTGGGATACTCACTCATTTGCACAACGCGCTGAGGCACGAGAACTTCGAGGTGAGGCTGATCGCGACAGACCTGATTTTGGCGACCACCAGGCTCAACGTTGACACGGCCTGTCAATGGTGGCTCGCGAATCGAGGGGACCGCATTCTGTTCGAGCAGCTAATTAGGATTCTACACGAGGACAGAGACGAGGCGATATGTCAGATCGTCCTAACCATATTTAAGTGTTTTTTGAATTCGAATTTGGTAGACGCAGACGCGACGCTCCACTACGAACTGACCAACCTGTTCTTCAGCGACTCACTAAACGCTATATTAAGGCCGATGACGGAATATTCCTGTGATGTCACCGGGCTTGAGCAAGACTCAAAGAAGCGAAAATGTACCAATTATCCCGCGCACGATCAACTGCTCTTTTGCCACCTCCTGGACTTCATGAGCTTCCTTCTGATTTACCAGCCCCTGAAAACCAAGGCCTATCTGTACAACCACGCCTTGCTGAGTCATTGCATCCAGTTCTTGAAGTGCTCTGACAAAACCCTCATCTTGGCCAGTTTGCGCTTCTTTCGTCAGGTCATTGAGCTAAAAGACCGGTCTCTCAATAACCAAATTCTTGCGAACCACTGGCTGTTTCCCGTCGTCGAGCTCTTCTTATACCACCGAGACAAGTGCAACTTGATTAACTCGGCCGCGCTCGAGTTGTTCAACTGGATCATCAACGAGAAAATGAACTACTTCGTCTTCGACGTCATGTCTCGCTACGAAGATCGCCTCCGCGATGTCGAGCACACGACCGTATTCGAGACGATGCGATCCATCTGCCGTGGGAGAACGCTCTATGGCCTCGACAAACAAGCCGAGAGCTCGTTATACGCTAACCATTTCTTGGTATTGCCCAAATCTCCAAATTTTAGCAATTCTCAATTCTATAAAGCGGACAAATTCTATAACGAAATGGAACAAAGCGACTACTTTGAAAGCGACGACGACGGCTTCTACGTCTGCGGCCAATCCCCCGAAACCGCCAAGCAACAAGATTCGTCCGCGCTCAACCAGACTGCTCCGATGTCCACTGAAGTGCCGAAAGAAAACAATTCTCTCCAAGACACGACGTTCCCCACTTCAAAGCACAGCCTGCAGGACCCCGACTCTTCCACCGAATACGGTCCGAACCTCGAAGAACAACTCTCCCCACTAAACTCTAGGCGATGGCACGGCCCTCACATCACTCGTTCTTCCGACTCTGAGTCTCCCAGCACTCCTattccaaaaaaatacaaaagtcaaaGCGCAGACACCCCTCTGTAG
- the LOC126316967 gene encoding serine/threonine-protein phosphatase 4 regulatory subunit 3-B-like isoform X2: MGSLSERGPLELDLEPCLALHKPSQSVRANLVSQEAAKLNWHPSLAGSVERPAVASDSTPPQPGHVFDSASCEPAETPNLQTSALHDTASRHEERAEPHSSDESSAPNIQFDKRSSDHSVAPGLTRADTNIPPRRVKSLVGPYGPTLCTSAPRRLAKIYKLNLETGWEDRGVGYVDIQERNSPSTATLAQRHFFVVFSTTDEFDVVFESRIPNKEVCEYQKSTLIVWNASGNRHEEYDSALSFQSASDCLEVWNELLRLYEFDEVIDQHYHCLGGTKEVVRPSDENEGDAAGQNPVGEEESSVESHDEQVDSQNVKLPQATLKNVDEILSLLKDATNTKYKRSLGFIIASRGYLPELCDLFRMAEDVMDTDVLHKLFEVFKHLILLSSPELLSQMFCEEHVFQVVGALEYDPKHLKKVRHRKYLKRYMLKNQTVRLSKALEEKIYRAFRIQYTNYILMNYLDEDTFALLTWLICVTCNQIVQHILEEKVLDQVFDRLFRVDQADELKGLLQFLYRLCHLMKSLDTKQNSLISEAFDNGGILTHLHNALRHENFEVRLIATDLILATTRLNVDTACQWWLANRGDRILFEQLIRILHEDRDEAICQIVLTIFKCFLNSNLVDADATLHYELTNLFFSDSLNAILRPMTEYSCDVTGLEQDSKKRKCTNYPAHDQLLFCHLLDFMSFLLIYQPLKTKAYLYNHALLSHCIQFLKCSDKTLILASLRFFRQVIELKDRSLNNQILANHWLFPVVELFLYHRDKCNLINSAALELFNWIINEKMNYFVFDVMSRYEDRLRDVEHTTVFETMRSICRGRTLYGLDKQAESSLYANHFLVLPKSPNFSNSQFYKADKFYNEMEQSDYFESDDDGFYVCGQSPETAKQQDSSALNQTAPMSTEVPKENNSLQDTTFPTSKHSLQDPDSSTEYGPNLEEQLSPLNSRRWHGPHITRSSDSESPSTPIPKKYKSQSADTPL; encoded by the exons ATGGGCAGTCTGTCCGAGAGGGGCCCCTTGGAACTAGACCTCGAGCCATGTCTCGCGCTGCACAAACCGAGTCAGAGTGTCCGGGCTAACCTGGTGTCGCAGGAGGCGGCAAAACTCAATTGGCACCCGTCTCTCGCAGGTTCGGTTGAAAGGCCCGCGGTCGCCAGTGACTCAACGCCTCCTCAACCCGGTCACGTTTTCGATTCGGCTTCATGCGAGCCTGCAGAGACGCCGAACCTCCAAACCAGCGCTCTGCACGACACTGCCAGCCGACACGAAGAGCGGGCCGAACCTCATTCGAGCGACGAGAGCTCGGCGCCTAACATTCAATTCGACAAGCGTTCTTCTGACCATTCTGTGGCACCTGGGCTGACGCGAGCCGATACAAATATCCCTCCTCGACGCGTCAAGTCATTGGTCGGTCCCTACGGCCCCACGCTTTGCACCTCTGCGCCAAGAAGACTGgcgaaaatatacaaactgaacttGGAAACAGGCTGGGAAGACCGTGGAGTCGGATATGTAGACATTCAAGAAAGAAACTCTCCC TCCACGGCGACACTTGCCCAGCGCCACTTTTTCGTGGTGTTCTCGACGACCGACGAATTCGACGTCGTCTTCGAGTCGAGAATACCGAATAAAgaagtctgcgagtatcaaaaGT CGACCCTGATTGTTTGGAATGCTTCCGGTAATCGTCACGAGGAGTACGACTCGGCGCTGAGCTTTCAGAGCGCCTCGGATTGTCTGGAAGTCTG GAACGAGCTGCTGAGGCTGTACGAGTTCGATGAGGTAATAGACCAACACTACCACTGCCTGGGCGGGACGAAGGAGGTTGTGCGCCCATCCGACGAGAATGAGGGGGACGCTGCCGGACAGAACCCTGTTGGAGAGGAGGAGAGCTCTGTAGAGAGCCACGACGAACAGGTGGACTCACAAAACGTGAAGCTTCCTCAGGCGACCCTGAAGAACGTCGACGAGATTCTGAGCCTGCTGAAGGACGCGACAAACACGAAGTACAAGAGGAGTCTGGGATTCATCATCGCGAGTCGCGGTTATTTGCCGGAGCTGTGCGACTTGTTTAGGATGGCGGAGGATGTGATGGACACAGATGTGCTGCACAAGCTTTTCGAGGTGTTCAAGCACTTGATATTGTTGTCAAGCCCGGAGCTTTTGTCCCAGATGTTTTGCGAGGAGCACGTGTTTCAAGTGGTTGGCGCGCTAGAGTATGACCCGAAGCATTTGAAGAAGGTAAGGCACAGAAAATATCTGAAGCGGTATATGCTGAAGAATCAGACCGTGAGGTTGTCCAAGGCCCTAGAGGAGAAGATATATAGAGCTTTTCGAATTCAGTACACAAATTACATATTGATGAATTATTTAGATGAAGACACGTTCGCCTTGCTGACGTGGCTGATATGCGTGACGTGCAACCAGATCGTGCAGCACATTTTGGAGGAGAAGGTGTTGGACCAGGTGTTTGACAGGCTGTTCAGGGTTGATCAGGCGGACGAGTTGAAGGGCCTGTTGCAGTTTTTGTACCGACTGTGCCATTTAATGAAGTCGCTGGACACGAAGCAAAACTCGCTCATCAGCGAGGCGTTCGACAATGGTGGGATACTCACTCATTTGCACAACGCGCTGAGGCACGAGAACTTCGAGGTGAGGCTGATCGCGACAGACCTGATTTTGGCGACCACCAGGCTCAACGTTGACACGGCCTGTCAATGGTGGCTCGCGAATCGAGGGGACCGCATTCTGTTCGAGCAGCTAATTAGGATTCTACACGAGGACAGAGACGAGGCGATATGTCAGATCGTCCTAACCATATTTAAGTGTTTTTTGAATTCGAATTTGGTAGACGCAGACGCGACGCTCCACTACGAACTGACCAACCTGTTCTTCAGCGACTCACTAAACGCTATATTAAGGCCGATGACGGAATATTCCTGTGATGTCACCGGGCTTGAGCAAGACTCAAAGAAGCGAAAATGTACCAATTATCCCGCGCACGATCAACTGCTCTTTTGCCACCTCCTGGACTTCATGAGCTTCCTTCTGATTTACCAGCCCCTGAAAACCAAGGCCTATCTGTACAACCACGCCTTGCTGAGTCATTGCATCCAGTTCTTGAAGTGCTCTGACAAAACCCTCATCTTGGCCAGTTTGCGCTTCTTTCGTCAGGTCATTGAGCTAAAAGACCGGTCTCTCAATAACCAAATTCTTGCGAACCACTGGCTGTTTCCCGTCGTCGAGCTCTTCTTATACCACCGAGACAAGTGCAACTTGATTAACTCGGCCGCGCTCGAGTTGTTCAACTGGATCATCAACGAGAAAATGAACTACTTCGTCTTCGACGTCATGTCTCGCTACGAAGATCGCCTCCGCGATGTCGAGCACACGACCGTATTCGAGACGATGCGATCCATCTGCCGTGGGAGAACGCTCTATGGCCTCGACAAACAAGCCGAGAGCTCGTTATACGCTAACCATTTCTTGGTATTGCCCAAATCTCCAAATTTTAGCAATTCTCAATTCTATAAAGCGGACAAATTCTATAACGAAATGGAACAAAGCGACTACTTTGAAAGCGACGACGACGGCTTCTACGTCTGCGGCCAATCCCCCGAAACCGCCAAGCAACAAGATTCGTCCGCGCTCAACCAGACTGCTCCGATGTCCACTGAAGTGCCGAAAGAAAACAATTCTCTCCAAGACACGACGTTCCCCACTTCAAAGCACAGCCTGCAGGACCCCGACTCTTCCACCGAATACGGTCCGAACCTCGAAGAACAACTCTCCCCACTAAACTCTAGGCGATGGCACGGCCCTCACATCACTCGTTCTTCCGACTCTGAGTCTCCCAGCACTCCTattccaaaaaaatacaaaagtcaaaGCGCAGACACCCCTCTGTAG